One genomic segment of Brevinematales bacterium includes these proteins:
- a CDS encoding ATP-binding cassette domain-containing protein, with protein MIQLIGVSKLYPHQVLFENIDLSIQAGEKIGLTGRNGHGKSTLLRLICGQETPDSGKVVIPKDYRIGFMEQKIAFSKPTVMDECISALPEQRRNDTWLAEKTLFGLGFGKDDLAASPHTFSGGFQVRINLAKLLISSPDMLLLDEPTNFLDIISIRWLRKFLEEWKGEFILITHDRGFMDKVINHTVAIHRRVIRKMKGDTSKMYLQIAKDEEIYEKTRVNDAKERKRIEEFITHFRAKARLAGMVQSRIKTLQKIEKKDHLAEIKDLDFAFQHLPISGKWVFEAKNLAFGYQTDNIIRDFSFALEKSEKIAIIGKNGKGKSTLIRLLSGELTPRHGEIVLHPQADIGYFGQTNRDTLTPHLTVEEEISGVMPVPSRERARSIAGSMLFEGEMSQKTVDVLSGGERARVMLAKIIASPCSLLLLDEPTNHLDMQSADALLEALDQFEGALVMVTHNEMFLRSIPTKLIVFDDNGAGPDGKSFPYIFHGTYDEFLEQFGWADERLSGTEPVKKVIADTVINKKDLRKIRAEILEEKSRTLNPLKKRMDSLEAEIVTLENLIDRSNNDLIEAASKSDTDTIRALSVSISESKSKLDSLYNDLETVTVEYEIKTEYFSGKLLPYDSTVSGGD; from the coding sequence ATGATTCAACTAATCGGCGTCTCAAAACTTTATCCGCATCAGGTCTTATTTGAAAATATCGATCTCTCCATACAAGCGGGCGAAAAGATCGGCCTGACCGGTAGGAACGGGCATGGGAAATCCACCCTGCTCCGTCTGATCTGCGGGCAGGAAACCCCCGATTCCGGGAAGGTGGTTATCCCCAAGGATTACCGGATAGGCTTCATGGAGCAGAAGATTGCGTTCTCCAAACCCACCGTGATGGACGAATGCATCTCCGCGCTTCCCGAACAGCGCCGGAACGATACATGGCTGGCCGAGAAAACCCTGTTCGGGCTGGGCTTCGGTAAGGACGACCTCGCCGCGTCTCCGCATACATTCTCCGGCGGGTTTCAGGTGCGTATCAATCTCGCAAAACTCCTCATTTCTTCTCCCGATATGCTTCTCCTCGACGAGCCGACCAACTTTCTCGATATTATCTCTATCCGCTGGCTTCGTAAATTCCTCGAAGAATGGAAGGGTGAATTTATCCTGATTACCCACGACCGGGGATTTATGGATAAGGTCATCAATCATACGGTCGCCATCCACCGCCGCGTTATCAGGAAAATGAAGGGCGACACCAGTAAGATGTACCTCCAGATTGCAAAGGACGAGGAGATATACGAAAAAACACGCGTAAACGACGCGAAGGAACGGAAACGTATCGAGGAGTTCATCACCCACTTCCGCGCGAAAGCCCGGCTTGCCGGGATGGTTCAGTCGCGCATCAAAACGCTCCAGAAAATTGAAAAGAAAGACCACCTCGCGGAAATAAAAGACCTCGACTTCGCGTTTCAGCACCTTCCCATCTCAGGGAAATGGGTATTCGAAGCAAAGAACCTTGCATTCGGGTATCAGACGGATAACATTATCCGCGATTTCAGCTTCGCCCTTGAGAAAAGCGAGAAGATCGCGATTATCGGGAAGAACGGTAAGGGAAAGTCCACCCTCATCCGTCTTCTGTCCGGCGAACTTACCCCGCGTCATGGGGAAATAGTCCTGCATCCGCAGGCCGATATCGGATATTTCGGGCAAACAAACCGCGATACCCTCACCCCCCACTTGACGGTGGAGGAGGAGATATCCGGTGTCATGCCGGTCCCGTCGCGGGAACGCGCCCGCAGTATCGCGGGATCGATGCTTTTCGAGGGCGAGATGTCCCAGAAGACGGTCGACGTCCTTTCCGGCGGCGAACGCGCGCGGGTGATGCTCGCTAAAATTATCGCCTCGCCGTGCAGCCTGCTTCTACTGGACGAGCCGACCAATCACCTCGATATGCAGTCCGCCGACGCGCTTCTCGAGGCGCTCGACCAATTCGAGGGCGCGCTTGTGATGGTCACGCATAACGAGATGTTTCTGCGGTCTATCCCGACAAAGCTGATCGTTTTCGACGATAACGGCGCGGGGCCGGACGGGAAATCCTTCCCGTACATCTTCCACGGCACCTATGACGAGTTCCTCGAACAGTTCGGCTGGGCCGACGAACGGTTGAGCGGAACGGAGCCGGTAAAAAAGGTTATCGCCGACACCGTAATCAATAAAAAAGACCTGCGAAAAATCCGCGCCGAGATTCTTGAGGAAAAAAGCCGGACATTAAATCCCCTCAAGAAGCGGATGGATTCGCTTGAGGCCGAGATTGTTACGCTCGAGAACCTGATCGACCGGAGCAATAACGATCTGATCGAGGCCGCGTCTAAAAGCGATACGGATACTATCCGCGCTCTCAGCGTGTCTATCAGCGAATCGAAGTCGAAGCTCGACAGTCTCTATAACGATCTCGAAACAGTTACGGTCGAGTATGAAATTAAGACGGAATATTTCAGCGGGAAACTTCTTCCCTACGACAGCACCGTTTCCGGGGGAGATTGA